CCCTGCTTTCCGCCCGGGAACTGCAAAAGCTGGGTTACCATATAGCCCTTTACCCCGTTTCTTCCACTTACGTTATAGCCAAAGCAGTCAGCGAATTGATGCAGGTGCTTAAAGAGGAAGGTACTACCCGCAGTATGCTTGACCGCATGATTACCTTTGAGGAGTTCAATACCTTTATTGGTCTCCCGGAAATCAGGGAACTGGAAAGAAAATACGCCACGGGAAGGTAAGGAACAATGTCTAGATATAACATAGCCGTTATTCCGGGAGATGGAGTAGGTATTGAAGTAATTGAGGAGGGCTTGGCCACGCTTGAGGCAGTGGCCAAGGCCCACGGCGGTTTGTCCTTTGAGTTTACCCGCTTTCCCTGGGGGTGCCGCTACTACCTGGAGAAAGGAAAGATGATGGACGAAGATGGGTTAAAAATCCTGCGGGATTTTGATGCCATATACCTGGGAGCAGTGGGATTTCCGGGAGTGCCCGACCATATATCCCTGTGGGGGCTTTTGCTCCCCATTCGCCAGGAGTTTGAGCAGTATGTCAATCTCCGGCCAATCAAGCTATTCCCGGGTGTGACCGGACCCTTGCGATCTGGCAACATTGACATGATTTGCGTCCGGGAAAACACCGAGGGGGAATACGCAGGGGTGGGAGGGCGGATGTTTAACGGCACGCCCCAGGAACTGGCCCTGCAGACGGCGGTCTTCACCAGGCGGGGAATGGAGCGGGTGATGCGCTTTGCCTTTGACTATGCCCGCAAAAACGGCCGCCAAAAGGTAACTTCCATTACCAAGTCCAATGCTTGCAATTACAGCATGGTGTTC
This sequence is a window from Desulfofundulus luciae. Protein-coding genes within it:
- a CDS encoding tartrate dehydrogenase — protein: MSRYNIAVIPGDGVGIEVIEEGLATLEAVAKAHGGLSFEFTRFPWGCRYYLEKGKMMDEDGLKILRDFDAIYLGAVGFPGVPDHISLWGLLLPIRQEFEQYVNLRPIKLFPGVTGPLRSGNIDMICVRENTEGEYAGVGGRMFNGTPQELALQTAVFTRRGMERVMRFAFDYARKNGRQKVTSITKSNACNYSMVFWDEVFAAVSRDYPDIRADQLLVDAAAALFVTRPERFDVVVASNLFGDILTDLGAALQGGIGLAPSANLNPERKYPSMFEPVHGSAPDIAGKGVANPVGAIWSAQMMLEHLGEVEAAGVLMKAIADVLAGGEVRTPDMGGKSTTTQVGEAIRQKILIAS